The following are encoded in a window of Diorhabda sublineata isolate icDioSubl1.1 chromosome 3, icDioSubl1.1, whole genome shotgun sequence genomic DNA:
- the LOC130441909 gene encoding PRADC1-like protein isoform X2 gives MIKLPTCFQYFIIYSLQLCSYIILINCGANNLHHIDGTSTAEVINGDVFFEIVDPVELEYTYRIRPAKDFGAPFNASFHIKNVPLVPILPKNGCKPPDNLDDIEGNVAFIERGDCSFKLKTLIAERAGARAVIISDVVNSNQEYFIEMIDDNAVEEVNIPAGYLLGKNGLMILKTLEKLKKNFAIINLPVNLTFTPIHEMNQPPWLGW, from the exons ATGATTAAACTACCAacgtgttttcaatatttcattatatatagcTTACAACTTTGTTcctatattatattaattaattgtgGGG CCAATAACTTGCATCATATTGATGGTACTTCTACTGCTGAAGTAATTAATGGTGATGTCTTTTTTGAAATAGTAGATCCAGTAGAATTAGAATATACTTACAGGATTCGTCCAGCCAAAGACTTCGGAGCGcctttt aatgcctcatttcatattaaaaacgTACCTTTGGTTCCTATACTACCAAAGAATGGATGTAAACCCCCCGATAATTTGGACGATATAGAAGGAAATGTAGCTTTTATTGAAAGAGG tgaTTGTTCTTTCAAGTTGAAAACCCTCATTGCAGAACGCGCAGGTGCCAGAGCAGTCATAATAAGTGATGTAGTTAATTcaaatcaagaatattttattgaaatgattgATGATAATGCAGTGGAAGAAGTTAATATCCCTGCAGGTTacttattaggaaaaaatgGTTTAATGATATTGAAGACCCTGGAGaagctgaaaaaaaattttgccaTAATTAATTTACCAGTGAATTTGACATTTACGCCAATACACGAAATGAATCAGCCTCCATGGTTGGGTTGGtag